One stretch of Periplaneta americana isolate PAMFEO1 chromosome 1, P.americana_PAMFEO1_priV1, whole genome shotgun sequence DNA includes these proteins:
- the LOC138696389 gene encoding uncharacterized protein, which translates to MENVNYCQEKYNISMETWTYFVDNYMTLPDPSIESHRCFVQCIMDKRRMLKNNRNRDFDKKSALKEFLRIIPYLEEQKKNELEIRTAKEEFDDCMDTPPGGGRCMQNYLILKCLQAMLKKHRIADAFQQIKNDPGLLERICGVFANKRMQVPDQQFEHLL; encoded by the exons ATGGAAAATGTTAATTACTGCCAAGAGAAATACAACATTTCAATGG AAACTTGGACCTACTTTGTGGATAATTACATGACATTGCCAGATCCATCCATCGAATCGCATCGG TGTTTCGTGCAGTGCATTATGGACAAGAGAAGAATG TTAAAGAATAACAGGAACCGAGATTTCGACAAAAAGTCTGCACTGAAGGAGTTCCTGCGCATCATACCGTACTTGGAGGAACAGAAGAAAAATGAACTGGAAATCAGGACTGCAAAAGAAGAATTTGACGACTGCATGGACACACCAC CCGGAGGTGGCAGATGCATGCAGAATTATCTGATTTTGAAGTGTCTGCAGGCAATGCTGAAGAAA CATCGGATTGcagatgccttccagcaaataAAGAATGACCCAGGATTGCTTGAGCGCATTTGTGGCGTCTTTGCGAACAAACGCATGCAAGTGCCTGATCAGCAGTTTGAgcacctgctgtaa